The Pseudophaeobacter arcticus DSM 23566 genome includes a region encoding these proteins:
- a CDS encoding L-aspartate oxidase yields the protein MNTPVGTTPLKTDRIVIVGAGLAALYAALELAPRPVLMISPEPLGLGASSAWAQGGVAAAMAKSDSAESHARDTRKAGDGTVDAEVADMVTRMARDHILDLTELGAPFDRDAEGNYVMSREAAHSAARVVRVKGDQAGQQIMETLIAEVRATPSIQVIEGTEALRLETRAETVTGVWIRRSDQPSAPVLISCPGVLLAGGGSGGLFAHTTNPPRIRGQVIGLAARAGARIADAEFVQFHPTAVDCGEDPAPLATEALRGEGATLINSEGHRFMLDQHPDAELAPRDVVARGIFAETQAGRRPMLDTRAALGAEVLTRFPALAETCARAGIDPVKDPIPVAVAAHYHMGGIETDMHGRASLERLWVSGEAASTGLHGANRLASNGLLEALVYARRAARDIADTITKPKAPVAELHPVFQAATSSMDAGAVQQLRQTMTAHVGMRRNAEGLRQALATLQALEAAQSQGEAFLNMCATATLIAACALERRESRGGHFRTDFPQADPALAKRSQTTLSAAHALRNKVIQSL from the coding sequence ATGAACACCCCAGTTGGGACCACACCGCTGAAAACCGACCGTATCGTCATTGTTGGCGCCGGTCTTGCGGCGCTTTATGCGGCGCTGGAGCTGGCACCACGTCCAGTGCTGATGATCTCGCCCGAGCCCCTGGGCCTGGGGGCCAGTTCCGCCTGGGCCCAGGGAGGCGTTGCAGCTGCCATGGCCAAAAGCGACAGCGCTGAATCCCATGCCCGCGACACCCGCAAGGCAGGCGACGGCACTGTCGATGCCGAGGTTGCCGATATGGTCACCCGCATGGCCCGCGATCATATTCTTGACCTCACGGAACTTGGCGCGCCGTTTGATCGCGATGCTGAGGGCAACTACGTGATGAGCCGCGAAGCCGCCCATTCCGCCGCCCGCGTTGTCCGGGTCAAGGGCGATCAGGCCGGCCAGCAAATCATGGAAACCCTGATCGCAGAGGTCCGCGCCACGCCCTCGATCCAGGTTATCGAGGGCACCGAGGCCCTGCGGCTGGAAACCCGCGCGGAGACCGTGACAGGCGTCTGGATACGGCGCTCTGACCAGCCTTCCGCCCCGGTACTGATCTCCTGCCCCGGTGTCTTGCTCGCCGGGGGGGGCTCTGGCGGCCTGTTTGCCCATACCACCAATCCTCCGCGCATTCGGGGCCAGGTTATCGGGCTGGCCGCCCGGGCCGGTGCCCGCATTGCAGATGCGGAATTTGTCCAGTTCCACCCCACTGCGGTTGACTGCGGCGAAGACCCCGCCCCTCTGGCGACAGAAGCCCTGCGCGGTGAAGGGGCCACCCTGATCAATTCAGAGGGCCATCGGTTTATGCTGGATCAGCACCCGGATGCAGAGCTCGCCCCGCGTGATGTGGTTGCACGGGGCATCTTTGCCGAAACCCAGGCCGGGCGCCGCCCCATGCTGGACACCCGTGCCGCCCTTGGCGCCGAGGTGCTGACCCGCTTTCCGGCCCTGGCCGAAACCTGCGCCCGCGCCGGGATTGACCCGGTAAAAGATCCCATTCCGGTGGCTGTCGCCGCGCATTATCACATGGGCGGGATCGAGACAGATATGCACGGGCGTGCCTCGCTGGAGCGCCTCTGGGTCAGCGGCGAGGCTGCCTCAACCGGGTTGCATGGCGCCAATCGGCTGGCCTCGAACGGGTTGCTCGAAGCCCTGGTCTATGCCCGCCGTGCCGCCCGGGACATCGCAGACACCATCACAAAGCCAAAAGCGCCGGTGGCAGAGCTACACCCTGTGTTCCAGGCAGCAACGTCGAGCATGGATGCGGGTGCGGTGCAACAGCTGCGCCAGACCATGACGGCCCATGTTGGCATGCGCCGCAACGCCGAAGGGCTGCGGCAAGCACTTGCCACCCTGCAGGCGCTGGAAGCAGCCCAGTCTCAGGGCGAGGCCTTTCTCAACATGTGCGCCACCGCCACACTGATCGCCGCCTGCGCCCTGGAGCGACGCGAAAGCCGGGGCGGGCATTTCCGCACCGATTTTCCGCAGGCAGACCCTGCCCTCGCCAAGCGCAGCCAAACCACCCTCAGCGCGGCCCATGCCCTGCGCAACAAGGTAATCCAAAGCCTTTGA